The Citrifermentans bemidjiense Bem genome window below encodes:
- a CDS encoding ATP-binding protein: MVLDAELVGQLKRVLAAAECLLPKPFPRIDWSVCHAANWKRHSFAGFLEPIDSIEGITLEDLLGIDKQKQVIEENTLQFLAGLPANNALLWGTRGTGKSSLVRALLGRYAPQGLRVIQVDKDDLIHLPDIVDRLKGEPYRFIIFSDDVSFEIGESSYKMLKSALDGSVYAPPKNVLIYVTSNRRHLIPEYESDNKGAMMVEGEIHHGEAVEEKISLSGRFGIWVAFHPFSQDQYLEVVRQWVERLAQELTATVPWDEACQEAAILWSQKKGDRSGRIASQFANNWVGQYLLSQKTKAKT; encoded by the coding sequence ATGGTACTTGATGCAGAACTTGTCGGTCAGTTGAAGAGGGTGCTGGCAGCGGCGGAGTGCCTGCTTCCGAAACCGTTTCCCCGCATCGACTGGAGCGTTTGCCATGCGGCCAACTGGAAGAGGCATTCTTTTGCTGGATTTCTGGAGCCGATCGACAGCATCGAGGGGATAACGCTTGAGGACCTGCTGGGGATCGACAAGCAGAAGCAGGTGATCGAGGAAAACACGCTGCAGTTCCTGGCGGGGCTTCCCGCCAACAACGCTCTTTTGTGGGGGACTAGGGGGACGGGGAAGTCGTCGCTGGTTCGGGCTCTTTTAGGGCGCTACGCGCCGCAGGGGCTCCGGGTGATCCAGGTGGACAAGGACGACCTGATACATCTGCCGGATATCGTGGACCGCCTCAAGGGCGAGCCGTATCGCTTCATCATCTTCTCCGACGACGTCTCCTTCGAGATAGGAGAGTCGAGCTACAAGATGCTCAAGAGCGCCCTCGACGGCTCCGTCTATGCCCCGCCTAAAAACGTCCTGATCTACGTAACCTCCAACCGCCGTCACCTGATACCCGAATACGAGAGCGACAACAAGGGGGCCATGATGGTGGAAGGGGAGATCCATCACGGCGAGGCGGTGGAGGAGAAGATCTCGCTTTCCGGCAGGTTCGGCATCTGGGTGGCGTTCCATCCCTTTAGCCAGGACCAGTACCTGGAGGTGGTGCGGCAGTGGGTGGAGCGGCTGGCGCAGGAGCTGACTGCCACTGTCCCGTGGGATGAGGCGTGCCAGGAGGCGGCGATCCTCTGGTCGCAAAAGAAAGGGGACCGAAGCGGCCGCATAGCCAGCCAGTTCGCCAATAATTGGGTGGGGCAGTATCTGCTTTCACAGAAAACTAAGGCGAAAACTTAA
- a CDS encoding sensor domain-containing diguanylate cyclase — protein sequence MFEDLLAGLKSLPALAPYSLTLYCRTPSRGEFENCYSLVEDALCRDVARQFFEPNMEVYFQEGTTSVCRYGGGFFGFAIPFRIWSDEFCLVGDGVRDDSIDLWQLAALARSGGGEVFSLFPYVESLCTASLADVEQVAHEVAEEVAKLVEKLSLAPQTPALPPSSPSAAGEPGEEHCDPRLDVVARSLEELDLAKTVTETIGLCCETLVTHFNSPKTAIALRDASGTSFQVSGIWGLPEDLGSIPADAMHLFMAKDRRAKTVLFDAQMRGVLPALQATVCTCFPLRCQDERLGFLALFDVAPAKSDALLISMLAGATAAKLSRIIKDAEQSKENALSQRLMSLTNTLLQVDSKDELYQAILEIAAELIDAMQGSVMLIDKDGQNMHIVFTLGMTLNIARCLPVKVGKGIAGMVAQSGQPLLVNDVEKDSRVAMANRLRFKSKSLICMPLKLKDKIIGVLNLSDKKNLAPFTDADLQVLTSFANLASLMIERTEVLEESERFEQLSVTDALTGLYNRRFLKNRLEEELNRSIRQGLNLTVIFIDLDFFKNYNDLCGHLAGDDALRTTAEIIKASLRDMDIVARYGGEEFCAVLPGTSKVEAMIVAERIRSEIEREIFPGESEIPQVRLTASLGVASFPEDGRTFTALVHASDVALYEAKAGGRNRIVAARTSPGQKETPIPATPPKTSKTLDFNAYLEASVGAKG from the coding sequence ATGTTCGAGGATCTGCTGGCGGGGCTTAAGAGCCTTCCCGCGCTGGCGCCCTACAGCCTTACCCTTTATTGCCGCACGCCATCTCGCGGAGAATTCGAGAACTGTTATTCCCTTGTAGAAGACGCGCTTTGCAGGGACGTGGCGCGGCAGTTTTTCGAACCCAACATGGAGGTGTACTTCCAGGAGGGAACCACCTCGGTCTGTCGCTACGGCGGCGGCTTCTTCGGCTTTGCCATCCCATTCCGGATCTGGAGCGACGAATTCTGCCTGGTGGGAGACGGGGTGAGGGACGATTCCATCGACCTCTGGCAGCTTGCCGCCTTGGCCCGCTCCGGCGGCGGCGAAGTCTTTTCGCTGTTTCCTTACGTGGAATCGCTTTGCACCGCTTCTCTTGCCGATGTCGAGCAGGTAGCCCACGAGGTCGCCGAGGAAGTCGCAAAGCTGGTGGAAAAACTCTCCCTGGCGCCGCAGACTCCCGCCCTACCCCCCTCCTCCCCCTCAGCCGCCGGCGAACCGGGCGAGGAACATTGCGACCCAAGGCTTGACGTCGTGGCCCGCTCGCTGGAGGAGCTCGACCTTGCCAAAACGGTAACCGAGACGATCGGGCTTTGCTGCGAAACCCTGGTCACCCATTTCAACTCACCCAAAACCGCCATAGCGCTCAGGGACGCCTCCGGCACCTCCTTCCAGGTCAGCGGAATCTGGGGACTCCCCGAAGATCTCGGCAGCATCCCCGCCGACGCCATGCACCTCTTCATGGCGAAAGACCGCCGGGCGAAGACGGTGCTCTTCGACGCGCAGATGCGCGGAGTGCTCCCCGCTCTGCAGGCGACCGTCTGCACCTGTTTCCCGCTGCGCTGCCAGGACGAGCGGCTGGGGTTTCTGGCCCTGTTCGACGTCGCCCCCGCGAAAAGCGATGCCCTGCTCATCTCCATGCTCGCCGGCGCGACGGCCGCAAAGCTTTCACGCATCATCAAGGATGCGGAGCAATCCAAGGAGAACGCCCTGTCCCAGCGGCTCATGTCGCTGACCAACACGCTGCTGCAGGTGGACAGCAAGGACGAGCTTTACCAAGCCATCCTCGAGATCGCCGCAGAACTGATCGACGCAATGCAAGGGTCCGTCATGCTGATCGACAAGGACGGGCAGAACATGCACATCGTCTTCACGCTCGGCATGACCCTCAACATCGCGCGCTGCCTCCCGGTCAAGGTAGGCAAGGGCATAGCGGGAATGGTGGCGCAGTCGGGCCAGCCCCTGCTGGTCAACGACGTGGAGAAGGACAGCCGGGTCGCCATGGCCAACAGGCTCCGCTTCAAGTCGAAATCGCTCATCTGCATGCCGCTCAAGCTCAAAGACAAGATCATCGGCGTCTTGAACCTCTCCGACAAGAAGAACCTCGCCCCCTTCACCGACGCAGACCTGCAGGTGCTCACCTCCTTCGCCAACCTGGCCTCGCTGATGATCGAGCGGACCGAGGTGCTGGAGGAATCCGAGCGTTTCGAGCAGCTTTCGGTCACCGATGCGCTCACCGGCCTTTACAACCGCCGCTTCCTGAAGAACCGGCTCGAGGAGGAACTGAACCGAAGCATACGCCAGGGACTGAACCTCACCGTCATCTTCATCGACCTCGACTTCTTCAAAAACTACAACGACCTCTGCGGGCACCTGGCCGGAGACGACGCCCTGAGGACCACGGCGGAAATAATCAAGGCCTCGCTACGCGACATGGACATCGTGGCCCGCTACGGCGGCGAGGAGTTCTGCGCGGTGCTCCCGGGAACCTCGAAGGTGGAGGCGATGATCGTCGCCGAGCGGATCAGGTCGGAGATAGAGAGGGAAATTTTTCCCGGCGAAAGCGAGATCCCGCAGGTCCGCCTCACCGCGAGCCTCGGGGTCGCCTCGTTCCCCGAAGACGGCCGCACCTTCACCGCCCTGGTGCACGCCTCCGACGTCGCCTTGTACGAGGCGAAGGCCGGCGGCCGCAACCGCATTGTCGCCGCCCGCACCTCCCCCGGGCAAAAAGAGACGCCGATCCCCGCCACTCCCCCCAAAACGTCTAAGACCCTCGACTTCAACGCCTATCTGGAAGCCTCGGTGGGTGCTAAAGGATAG
- a CDS encoding OmpP1/FadL family transporter, producing MKQKKGLLVALLTPMLAFGGAAAVHASGYAVFTHGASAMGQGNAVTAHASDPSTVFYNPALMNKLEGTQVEAGTTAVLSSRQYEPAGAGNGASNDTAFFPSHFYATHKLNNQVSVGLGIFNPFGLGTEWNQNWDGRYIATKSVMKTFNINPAVSIQVTPKLALAAGLDVILLDASLEKKVPSAALGLPAGFDVNQKFKGDGKGVGFNVGVAYDVCDHFSLGASYRSEVKIDVSGNATLSNATLTAGGAPLPITIGGDTDVTLPPQFTAGAAFKGIDKLVLEAGVRWEGWSKFKELAIHLDNGQTTATPRNWKDAWGGNVGGRYQMNDTVALLAGYVYGDTPVPDSTFDPGIPDAKTHVFCAGTDLNFKPVTVAFSYGYQLLENRHKDNGIPAGFPTAAEANGKYKTDAHLIALSVGYKF from the coding sequence ATGAAACAAAAGAAAGGCCTGCTGGTCGCGTTGCTGACACCTATGCTTGCTTTCGGCGGCGCAGCGGCGGTCCATGCTTCCGGTTACGCAGTATTCACGCACGGCGCCTCTGCAATGGGCCAGGGTAACGCAGTAACGGCTCATGCCAGCGATCCCAGCACCGTCTTCTATAACCCCGCCCTTATGAACAAGCTGGAGGGGACCCAGGTCGAGGCGGGAACCACTGCCGTTCTCTCTTCACGCCAATACGAGCCCGCAGGGGCCGGCAACGGAGCCTCCAACGACACAGCCTTCTTTCCGAGCCACTTCTATGCGACCCACAAGCTGAACAACCAGGTGAGCGTCGGCCTGGGCATCTTCAACCCCTTCGGTCTTGGAACCGAGTGGAACCAAAACTGGGACGGCCGCTATATCGCCACTAAATCGGTAATGAAGACCTTCAACATCAACCCTGCAGTTTCCATCCAGGTCACACCCAAGCTGGCCCTGGCAGCCGGCCTCGACGTGATACTGCTCGACGCGAGCCTGGAGAAGAAAGTACCCTCCGCCGCGCTCGGCCTGCCTGCCGGTTTCGATGTGAATCAGAAGTTCAAGGGGGACGGCAAGGGAGTAGGTTTCAACGTAGGGGTTGCCTATGATGTCTGCGATCACTTCTCACTGGGCGCCTCCTACCGCAGCGAGGTAAAGATCGACGTATCTGGCAATGCCACCCTCAGCAATGCAACGCTTACCGCCGGGGGCGCGCCGCTGCCCATTACCATCGGTGGCGACACGGATGTAACCCTGCCGCCGCAGTTCACCGCCGGCGCTGCCTTCAAGGGAATCGACAAGCTCGTGCTCGAAGCGGGAGTACGCTGGGAGGGGTGGTCCAAGTTCAAGGAACTGGCGATCCATCTCGACAACGGCCAGACTACCGCCACTCCGAGAAACTGGAAGGACGCTTGGGGGGGCAACGTAGGCGGCAGGTACCAGATGAACGACACCGTCGCTCTTTTGGCCGGCTACGTCTACGGCGACACCCCCGTCCCCGACAGCACCTTCGATCCCGGCATTCCCGATGCCAAGACCCATGTTTTCTGCGCCGGCACCGATTTGAACTTCAAGCCGGTTACCGTTGCGTTTTCCTACGGCTACCAGTTGCTGGAAAACAGGCACAAGGATAACGGGATACCTGCAGGATTCCCCACTGCAGCGGAAGCAAACGGCAAATACAAGACCGACGCCCACCTGATAGCGCTCTCAGTCGGATACAAGTTCTAA
- a CDS encoding PilZ domain-containing protein produces the protein MNNKLECSWTLTSEAQPNISSCTFENIFIIDGTKLVVATPELISVSDTGATFLLPEKCIEVNYRKTRRHSCEGIKVELLQNSARFQGTLLDFSAVSFRVETDGTPNQAFHWVNTEVPVQVVFSSEDATIYSGSCRIISQTLGPRSRIYVLEPLQSQMQRFKAKEIRSVRHELLPLPNVFFKHPLSGKNIDLKVVDISGSGFSVNEQQERSVLLPGMIIPELELRIANGFTTKCMAQVIYRQVLQGEDGSGRVKCGLSFLDMDIREHVNLLGLLYLAKDKNAYISNRANTEELWQFFFETGFIYPEKYAFVQANKAQLKEMYDKLYTQNPSIARHFIYHEKGAILGHMAMLRFYENSWLIHHHAANKSESSTAGLVVLNQLAHSINDCYNLHSAHMNFVICYYRPENKFPNRVFGTATKLISDQKGCSIDAFAYLHYKRSFSENWNFSGPWELSRSSAEDLFELESFYEQESGGLMLHALNLEPEMIHYEELSKEYQRLGFSLKRRCYTLKKHGNIKAVFTVNLSDAGLNLSDLTNCIQVLIMDPEMLPKDIIYLALSILTHKYRQDDIPVLVYPVSYVEAAGIPYDKKYALWCLNVQSSGTKFLKYLTTLVTRNKSKKHTAEALAQ, from the coding sequence TTGAACAACAAGCTGGAGTGCAGCTGGACCCTCACCAGCGAAGCGCAGCCCAATATCTCCTCCTGCACCTTCGAAAACATCTTCATCATCGACGGCACGAAGCTCGTGGTCGCGACCCCGGAACTGATCTCGGTGAGCGACACCGGCGCGACTTTCCTCCTTCCCGAGAAATGCATCGAGGTAAACTACCGCAAAACCAGGAGACACAGCTGCGAAGGGATCAAGGTCGAGCTGCTGCAGAATTCGGCGCGCTTCCAAGGGACCCTGCTCGACTTCAGCGCAGTCTCCTTCCGGGTCGAAACCGACGGAACGCCCAACCAGGCCTTCCACTGGGTCAACACGGAAGTCCCGGTGCAGGTGGTCTTCAGCAGCGAAGACGCCACAATCTACTCGGGTTCCTGCCGCATCATCTCTCAGACGCTTGGTCCCAGGTCGCGGATCTACGTGCTGGAGCCGTTGCAAAGCCAGATGCAGCGCTTCAAGGCGAAAGAGATACGCAGCGTGCGGCATGAGCTTTTGCCGCTGCCCAACGTCTTCTTCAAGCACCCGCTGAGCGGCAAGAACATCGACCTGAAGGTTGTGGATATTTCCGGGTCCGGTTTTTCGGTCAACGAGCAACAGGAGCGCTCTGTGCTGCTTCCGGGGATGATCATCCCCGAACTGGAACTGCGCATCGCCAACGGTTTCACCACCAAATGCATGGCTCAGGTGATCTACCGCCAGGTGCTCCAGGGCGAGGACGGCAGCGGGAGGGTCAAGTGCGGACTTAGCTTCCTGGACATGGACATCAGGGAGCACGTGAATCTCCTTGGCCTGCTCTACCTCGCCAAGGACAAGAACGCCTACATCAGCAACCGCGCCAACACCGAGGAACTTTGGCAGTTTTTCTTCGAGACCGGCTTCATCTATCCCGAAAAGTACGCCTTCGTCCAGGCCAACAAGGCGCAGCTAAAGGAGATGTACGACAAGCTCTACACCCAAAACCCCAGCATCGCGCGGCACTTCATCTACCACGAGAAGGGCGCCATCCTGGGGCACATGGCGATGCTGCGCTTCTACGAGAACAGCTGGCTCATCCACCACCACGCCGCGAACAAATCGGAATCCTCCACTGCCGGACTCGTGGTGCTGAACCAGTTGGCCCACTCGATCAACGACTGCTATAACCTGCACTCGGCGCACATGAACTTCGTCATCTGCTATTACCGCCCCGAGAACAAGTTCCCCAACCGCGTCTTCGGCACGGCCACGAAGCTGATCTCGGACCAGAAAGGGTGCTCCATAGACGCCTTCGCCTACCTGCACTACAAAAGAAGTTTTTCCGAGAACTGGAACTTCTCCGGCCCATGGGAACTGTCGCGCTCGAGCGCCGAGGACCTCTTCGAGCTGGAAAGCTTCTACGAGCAGGAATCGGGCGGGCTCATGCTGCACGCGCTCAACCTTGAGCCTGAGATGATCCATTACGAGGAGCTTTCCAAGGAGTACCAGCGTCTGGGCTTCAGCTTGAAAAGGCGCTGCTACACGCTGAAGAAACACGGGAACATAAAGGCCGTCTTCACCGTCAACCTCTCCGACGCGGGGCTCAACCTCTCCGATCTCACCAACTGCATCCAGGTGCTGATCATGGACCCGGAGATGCTCCCGAAAGACATCATCTACCTGGCGCTCTCCATCCTCACGCACAAGTACCGGCAAGACGACATTCCGGTCCTGGTCTATCCGGTCAGCTACGTGGAGGCGGCGGGCATTCCCTACGACAAGAAATATGCCCTTTGGTGCCTCAACGTCCAAAGCAGCGGCACCAAGTTCCTGAAGTACCTGACCACGCTCGTCACCAGGAACAAGAGCAAAAAACATACAGCTGAAGCATTGGCCCAGTGA
- a CDS encoding HD domain-containing phosphohydrolase: protein MMDAPLYNSRITDTYIKLIKNKYSFVNITELLDYAGMSPYEVADQGHWFTQEQVNRFHERLLKLTGNENLAREAGRYAASPDAIGMMRQYFLGLVGPAKAYEMIGKATNNNFVRSSVYTSRKLAANKVEITVTPRPGTKEQPFQCQNRIGFFEAVAAAFDVKLPRIEHPECIFQGGQECRYIVSWEKSSHTFWESTRNYAVLALSLLSAISIAISPHQGLERVLPASAITVLLLSVIALNGEKKALLAGQLNLKDLSDNLFKQLELNYNNALVTNEIGQVISKQTRLHDILANVVLVLEKRLDYSRGLILLTNQEKTKLVFHAGFGYFDEQLSFLSKTTFQLDRPEAKGVFVVSYREQRPFLVGDINEIGGNLSGKSQNFAKQLLSQTFICCPIICEGESLGIIAVDNLKSKRPLVQSDMTLLMSIAPVIGIAIHNANLHEAKSTQFSSFLKVMAASIDARDPLTAGHSEKVTEYCEEICHELGLPEDEVEMIRVAALLHDYGKIGVPDAILKKNGRLSDLEYEIVKTHCHKTRDILEQVNFEGIYRQVPEIAGAHHEKIDGTGYPKGLKGKDIPLGAKIIAVADFYEAVTSQRHYRDPMPMEEAFRLLREGSGSHFERHIVEAFINCRKRGADEEGEVRAIQPFPA from the coding sequence ATGATGGATGCGCCGCTGTACAACAGCAGGATCACGGATACGTACATAAAGCTGATCAAGAACAAGTACAGCTTTGTCAACATCACGGAACTGCTCGACTACGCAGGCATGAGCCCGTACGAGGTGGCCGACCAGGGGCACTGGTTCACCCAGGAGCAGGTGAACCGCTTCCACGAACGGCTCCTGAAGCTTACCGGCAACGAGAACCTCGCCCGCGAGGCCGGGCGCTACGCCGCCTCCCCCGATGCGATCGGAATGATGAGGCAGTATTTCCTGGGACTGGTCGGCCCCGCTAAGGCCTACGAGATGATCGGCAAGGCGACCAACAACAACTTCGTCCGCTCCTCCGTCTACACCTCCAGGAAACTAGCCGCCAACAAGGTGGAGATCACCGTCACCCCGCGCCCCGGCACTAAGGAGCAGCCCTTCCAGTGCCAGAACCGGATCGGCTTCTTCGAGGCCGTGGCCGCAGCCTTCGACGTGAAGCTTCCCCGCATCGAACACCCCGAGTGCATATTCCAGGGGGGGCAGGAATGCCGCTATATCGTCTCCTGGGAGAAATCGAGCCATACTTTCTGGGAATCCACGCGGAATTACGCAGTACTCGCCCTCTCCCTGCTGTCGGCCATCTCCATCGCCATCAGTCCGCATCAGGGGTTGGAGAGGGTGCTGCCGGCGTCTGCCATAACGGTGCTGCTTTTGAGCGTCATCGCGCTCAACGGCGAGAAAAAGGCGCTCCTCGCCGGCCAGTTGAACCTGAAGGACCTCTCCGACAACCTGTTCAAGCAGCTCGAGCTCAACTACAACAACGCCCTCGTCACCAACGAGATCGGCCAGGTGATCAGCAAGCAGACCCGCCTCCACGACATCCTCGCCAACGTCGTCCTCGTGCTGGAGAAGCGCCTCGACTACAGCCGCGGCCTGATCCTTCTGACCAACCAGGAGAAGACCAAACTGGTCTTTCACGCCGGCTTCGGCTATTTCGACGAACAGTTGAGCTTCCTCAGCAAGACCACCTTCCAGCTGGACCGCCCGGAGGCTAAGGGCGTGTTCGTGGTCTCCTACCGCGAGCAGCGCCCGTTTCTCGTGGGGGACATCAACGAGATCGGCGGCAACCTGTCGGGGAAGAGCCAGAACTTCGCCAAGCAGCTCCTGTCGCAGACCTTCATCTGCTGCCCCATCATCTGCGAGGGCGAATCGCTCGGCATCATCGCCGTCGACAACCTGAAGTCGAAGCGCCCCCTGGTGCAAAGCGACATGACGCTCCTGATGAGCATCGCCCCGGTCATCGGCATCGCGATTCACAACGCGAACCTGCACGAGGCGAAGTCGACCCAGTTCAGCTCCTTTTTGAAGGTCATGGCAGCCTCCATCGACGCCAGGGATCCTCTCACCGCCGGGCACTCCGAGAAAGTCACCGAGTACTGCGAGGAGATCTGCCATGAACTGGGACTCCCCGAGGACGAGGTGGAGATGATCAGGGTCGCGGCCCTTTTGCACGACTACGGCAAGATCGGCGTTCCCGACGCCATCCTCAAGAAAAACGGCAGGCTCTCCGACCTGGAGTACGAGATCGTCAAGACGCATTGCCACAAGACCAGGGACATTTTGGAGCAGGTCAACTTCGAGGGGATTTACCGGCAGGTTCCCGAGATAGCCGGCGCGCACCACGAAAAGATCGATGGCACCGGCTATCCGAAAGGGTTGAAGGGAAAAGACATACCGTTGGGAGCGAAGATCATCGCCGTCGCCGATTTTTACGAGGCCGTGACCTCGCAGCGTCACTACCGGGACCCCATGCCGATGGAAGAAGCCTTCCGGCTGTTAAGGGAAGGGAGCGGGTCGCACTTCGAAAGGCATATCGTGGAAGCCTTCATCAACTGCCGCAAGCGCGGGGCAGACGAGGAAGGCGAGGTCCGCGCGATTCAACCCTTTCCGGCATGA
- a CDS encoding class I SAM-dependent methyltransferase → MQAQRYLMEHGDESLRLDIKTDNEVTARQATWAGIAPGMRVADIGCGSGKTTSKLGELVQPGGSALGIDIAEQRVAFGRENYQNDSVSFLHRDARPPMKDLGLFDFVWVRFLLEYHRANSYDLVKNISDIVEPGGTLVLIDLDYNCLTHFGHSDRMDKALAAIMKSLEVKANFDPYVGRKLYSYLYDLGYKDISVDVGAHHQIFGELRHADDFNWTKKVEVGARFSGYDFAEYENGFEEFLAEFRTFFAHPRRFTYTPIIAVRGRKP, encoded by the coding sequence ATGCAGGCACAACGCTACCTCATGGAACACGGCGACGAGTCTCTCAGGCTCGATATCAAGACGGACAACGAAGTGACCGCCAGGCAGGCTACCTGGGCCGGCATAGCCCCGGGCATGCGCGTGGCGGATATAGGGTGCGGTTCGGGAAAGACCACTTCCAAGCTGGGGGAGTTGGTGCAACCGGGCGGGAGCGCACTCGGCATCGACATCGCAGAGCAGAGGGTCGCTTTCGGCCGGGAGAACTACCAGAACGATTCCGTCAGTTTCCTGCACCGCGACGCCCGCCCCCCCATGAAGGATCTGGGCCTCTTCGACTTTGTCTGGGTTCGTTTTCTGCTTGAGTACCATAGGGCGAACAGCTACGACCTGGTGAAGAACATCTCGGATATCGTGGAGCCGGGAGGGACGCTGGTTCTGATCGACCTCGACTACAACTGCCTGACCCATTTCGGCCACTCGGACCGGATGGATAAGGCGCTGGCGGCCATCATGAAGAGCCTGGAGGTAAAGGCGAATTTCGACCCCTACGTGGGGAGGAAGCTTTATTCCTACCTCTACGACTTGGGCTACAAGGATATCAGCGTGGATGTTGGCGCCCACCATCAGATCTTCGGTGAGCTAAGGCATGCGGACGACTTCAATTGGACCAAGAAGGTGGAGGTTGGTGCGAGATTTTCCGGCTACGACTTTGCCGAATATGAAAACGGGTTCGAGGAGTTCCTGGCCGAGTTCAGGACCTTCTTCGCGCATCCGCGCAGGTTCACCTATACTCCCATCATCGCGGTGAGGGGACGGAAGCCCTAA
- a CDS encoding transglutaminase-like domain-containing protein has product MKRLLLSMLALSLCVTPAAWAKSRSGVVTVEVDLSKQEQGKETKLWIPYAVSGKHQAVTDVKVSGDFATSAVYTDKANGTPILFAQWGKDAASRKLTYSFSVEREELLVRDLSAKETSWSKEEFAPYLQSTSMGPVDGEVKKLSDSITKGKHTVLEKAKAIYDWTCENMYRDPATVGCGKGNVCELLKKPGGKCTDISSVYVALARAAGVPSREVFGVRLGKKATEDITSWQHCWVEFYLPGTGWVPVDPADVRKAMLVEKLDPKDAKTREYRDYFWGGIDPYRFQVATGRDIVLNPPQAGAPLNTFGYPYAEVGGTALDFYDPKSFSYRITYKEQ; this is encoded by the coding sequence ATGAAAAGGTTGTTGCTGTCGATGCTTGCACTCTCACTCTGCGTTACTCCGGCTGCCTGGGCTAAAAGCCGCAGCGGTGTCGTCACGGTGGAAGTGGATCTTTCCAAACAAGAGCAGGGCAAGGAGACGAAACTCTGGATTCCGTACGCGGTTTCCGGGAAACACCAGGCAGTCACGGACGTCAAGGTGAGCGGCGATTTCGCCACCTCGGCGGTCTACACCGACAAGGCCAACGGCACCCCCATCCTCTTCGCCCAGTGGGGCAAGGATGCGGCCAGCCGCAAGCTCACCTACTCCTTCTCCGTGGAACGCGAGGAGTTATTGGTGCGAGACCTTTCCGCCAAGGAGACATCCTGGAGCAAGGAGGAGTTCGCCCCCTACCTGCAGTCGACCTCCATGGGCCCGGTCGACGGCGAGGTGAAAAAGCTCTCCGATTCCATCACCAAGGGTAAGCACACGGTGCTGGAGAAGGCGAAGGCGATCTATGACTGGACCTGCGAGAACATGTACCGCGATCCGGCCACCGTCGGCTGCGGCAAGGGGAATGTCTGCGAACTGCTGAAAAAGCCCGGCGGCAAGTGCACCGACATCTCGTCGGTCTACGTCGCCCTGGCGCGCGCTGCCGGCGTTCCCTCCCGCGAGGTCTTCGGGGTGAGGCTGGGCAAAAAAGCGACGGAGGACATCACCTCCTGGCAGCACTGCTGGGTCGAATTCTACCTCCCCGGCACCGGCTGGGTCCCGGTCGACCCGGCCGACGTGAGAAAGGCGATGCTGGTCGAGAAGCTCGATCCGAAGGATGCGAAGACCCGCGAGTATCGGGACTACTTCTGGGGCGGGATCGACCCGTACCGCTTCCAGGTCGCTACCGGCCGCGATATCGTCCTGAACCCGCCGCAGGCAGGCGCTCCGCTCAACACCTTCGGCTACCCTTATGCAGAGGTAGGCGGTACTGCGCTTGACTTCTACGATCCCAAGAGCTTCAGCTACCGGATCACCTATAAGGAGCAGTAG